The following are encoded together in the Bacteroidales bacterium MB20-C3-3 genome:
- a CDS encoding TPM domain-containing protein produces MGTNPFISKADQATIVKAIESAELNTSGEIRVHIESNCPGDPVARAVYVFNKLKMYKTKERNGVLIYIAWKTRKFSIIGDDGINKVVPENFWQDALNLLGENLKSGNTAQGLCKTIELAGEKLKVFFPIKSDDTDEQSNEISFGD; encoded by the coding sequence GTGGGAACAAATCCCTTCATTTCCAAAGCAGATCAGGCAACTATTGTTAAAGCCATAGAATCTGCAGAGCTGAACACCTCCGGAGAGATAAGGGTTCACATAGAAAGCAACTGCCCGGGCGATCCTGTTGCCAGGGCAGTTTATGTTTTCAATAAGCTCAAGATGTATAAAACCAAAGAGAGAAACGGAGTCTTAATCTATATTGCCTGGAAAACCCGTAAATTTTCAATTATTGGAGACGATGGCATTAATAAAGTTGTGCCTGAGAATTTCTGGCAGGATGCCCTTAATCTGCTTGGTGAAAACCTGAAATCAGGCAACACTGCCCAAGGTCTATGTAAAACAATTGAACTCGCGGGAGAAAAATTAAAAGTCTTCTTCCCAATTAAATCAGACGACACAGATGAACAGAGTAATGAAATCTCTTTTGGTGACTAG
- a CDS encoding LemA family protein gives MKLSKGLITLLVVLGAVLLVFLWAKNSYNSMVTKEEGVTSAWAQVENVYQRRADLIPNLVATVKGYAAHEQETLEGVVNARAKATQTTIDPANLTEESMKQFQAAQGELGSALQRLMVVVERYPDLKANQNFLELQAQLEGSENRITVERQKFNETARAYNTYIRQFPKNILSGIFGFERKAYFEAAEGAETAPKVEF, from the coding sequence ATGAAACTTTCAAAAGGTTTGATTACACTTCTGGTAGTGCTCGGAGCGGTACTGCTTGTGTTCCTTTGGGCTAAAAACTCCTACAACTCTATGGTTACAAAAGAGGAGGGGGTTACCTCTGCCTGGGCTCAGGTGGAGAATGTATATCAAAGAAGAGCAGATCTTATTCCAAATCTGGTAGCTACTGTGAAAGGTTATGCAGCTCATGAGCAAGAGACTCTTGAGGGAGTTGTAAATGCTCGTGCCAAGGCAACTCAGACAACTATAGATCCTGCTAATCTTACTGAGGAGAGTATGAAGCAGTTTCAGGCTGCACAGGGAGAGCTTGGCAGTGCTTTACAAAGATTGATGGTTGTTGTTGAGCGCTATCCTGATCTTAAAGCCAATCAGAATTTCCTGGAACTTCAGGCACAACTTGAAGGTTCAGAAAACAGAATTACTGTAGAGAGACAGAAATTTAACGAAACAGCCAGAGCTTACAATACATATATCAGACAGTTTCCAAAGAATATTCTTTCAGGAATTTTTGGATTTGAGCGCAAAGCATATTTTGAAGCGGCTGAAGGAGCAGAGACAGCACCTAAAGTTGAGTTTTAA